The following are encoded in a window of Paenibacillus polymyxa genomic DNA:
- a CDS encoding VOC family protein, translating into MHDSSPKITTFFMFSGQAEEAMQYYTSVFKPSGIMSIFHQEDGTVLHAVFNLKGQTFMAIDYNHQDKHPFTPALSLFVTCDSEEEIHSVFDQLSQEGRVLMPLEASPVSQQFGWVEDKYGVSWQLNLAKD; encoded by the coding sequence ATGCATGATTCCAGTCCAAAAATCACAACATTTTTCATGTTCTCCGGTCAAGCAGAAGAAGCCATGCAATATTATACCTCTGTATTTAAACCGTCTGGTATCATGAGCATTTTTCATCAGGAAGATGGGACCGTGTTACATGCCGTATTCAACCTCAAAGGGCAAACTTTTATGGCTATAGACTATAACCATCAGGACAAACACCCTTTTACCCCAGCTCTATCGCTATTCGTCACTTGTGATTCGGAAGAAGAAATCCATAGCGTGTTTGACCAGCTATCTCAGGAAGGCCGAGTTCTAATGCCCCTTGAAGCCTCTCCCGTAAGCCAACAATTTGGGTGGGTTGAAGATAAATACGGAGTCTCATGGCAATTGAACCTGGCAAAAGACTAG
- a CDS encoding MFS transporter — MIRRSFYYLWGSQTISNVADIIYMLSVVVLVFSSSNSLMTTILIPLFRLSAQVLSGLVAPIVLGRFRLTRVLLFSQFGQFVIFTLLLLYLWIVPEQRSFLFIFVMVFGMSFLDGWTNPARNSLVPRLATGEGLMRANGMVAVSDQVVKCAGWALSGIIVAWLGSLNTLVIASCCYLVAVTVTSFIRDPLDQKELSLEASDSSTNLVEPAKEKEKNSHWKELGEGWKIIWHNRRIRSLMIVDSVDSIGGVSWLGVFILAYVSQVLHRDASWWGFMNASFFSGMILGGLIVVGLVKRLQKNSFLYMLGALLVYVLITVVFALNTVPVAALILFAVSGLPVQMAGIIRRTLLQTSAPAAQLPKVMAGIDVITNLAFGLSLLFMGWYADRFGMVQVYLLAAIMTTIAILIGWLYRRDFQESEQMDHPTATGAGI; from the coding sequence TTGATCAGACGCTCTTTTTATTACCTGTGGGGGTCTCAGACGATCTCCAACGTAGCAGATATCATCTACATGTTGAGTGTAGTGGTATTGGTGTTCAGTTCAAGTAATTCCTTAATGACGACAATTTTGATTCCGTTGTTCCGATTGTCTGCTCAAGTGCTTAGTGGGCTCGTTGCACCAATCGTCCTCGGTCGATTTCGGCTGACACGAGTGTTGCTATTTTCCCAGTTTGGACAGTTTGTCATCTTTACGCTTCTGCTGCTTTATTTGTGGATCGTACCTGAGCAAAGGTCGTTTCTGTTTATTTTTGTGATGGTGTTCGGTATGTCTTTCCTGGACGGCTGGACGAATCCTGCGCGTAATTCGCTTGTACCCCGTTTGGCTACTGGAGAAGGACTAATGCGGGCTAACGGCATGGTAGCGGTCAGTGATCAGGTGGTCAAATGTGCAGGCTGGGCGTTGAGCGGAATTATTGTGGCTTGGCTAGGTTCCCTGAATACGCTTGTGATTGCGTCTTGTTGCTATCTCGTGGCTGTAACTGTCACATCCTTCATTCGTGATCCGCTGGATCAGAAGGAATTAAGTCTTGAAGCTTCGGATTCCTCAACAAATCTAGTAGAACCTGCAAAGGAAAAGGAAAAAAACTCCCATTGGAAAGAGCTTGGGGAAGGCTGGAAAATCATTTGGCACAACCGTCGTATTCGTTCTCTGATGATCGTCGATAGCGTGGATAGTATTGGGGGAGTCTCCTGGCTCGGCGTATTTATTTTAGCGTACGTCAGCCAAGTGCTGCATCGGGATGCGAGCTGGTGGGGCTTTATGAATGCATCCTTTTTCTCGGGCATGATTTTAGGTGGATTGATTGTCGTTGGCTTGGTCAAGCGATTGCAAAAGAACAGCTTTTTATACATGCTTGGAGCGTTGCTGGTGTACGTGCTAATTACGGTTGTATTTGCACTGAATACCGTTCCGGTCGCGGCACTTATTCTTTTTGCTGTATCAGGCTTACCTGTTCAAATGGCAGGGATTATTCGCCGCACTTTGCTTCAAACCAGTGCACCGGCAGCTCAGCTGCCCAAAGTGATGGCGGGAATTGATGTGATTACAAATCTCGCTTTCGGTCTGTCCTTGTTATTTATGGGCTGGTATGCAGACCGTTTCGGTATGGTGCAGGTGTATTTGTTGGCTGCGATTATGACGACCATTGCTATCTTGATCGGCTGGTTGTACCGCAGGGATTTTCAGGAAAGTGAGCAAATGGACCATCCAACCGCTACGGGCGCTGGGATTTAA
- a CDS encoding histidine phosphatase family protein has product MKKIYFVRHAQATGQEPDARLTDEGTRQAEQLVDFMENVGVEYIVSSPWKRAVRTIQPLAERKQLQVYTDVRLQERVLSHEHLDHWLDVLEQTYLDEDLKLEGGESSREAVDRGIQLVQELIERAEKTVIIVTHGALLSLLIRHYDPQFGFEDWKKLSNPDVYLLELKEAEAKIHRVWNTG; this is encoded by the coding sequence GTGAAGAAAATTTATTTTGTCAGACATGCCCAAGCAACAGGACAGGAACCAGATGCCCGACTTACCGATGAGGGTACCCGACAAGCTGAGCAGTTAGTTGATTTTATGGAGAACGTAGGTGTGGAATATATTGTGTCCAGCCCGTGGAAACGGGCCGTGCGAACCATTCAGCCCTTGGCTGAACGGAAACAGTTGCAGGTGTATACTGATGTACGTCTTCAAGAACGGGTACTTAGCCATGAGCATTTGGACCATTGGCTGGACGTGCTGGAACAGACCTATTTGGACGAGGACTTGAAGCTGGAGGGAGGGGAATCATCCCGTGAAGCAGTAGATCGAGGAATCCAGCTTGTTCAGGAGCTTATAGAGCGGGCGGAAAAAACGGTTATCATTGTAACTCATGGAGCTTTACTATCTCTTCTCATTCGACATTACGATCCGCAGTTTGGGTTTGAGGACTGGAAAAAGCTTTCGAATCCCGACGTGTATTTGCTAGAGCTGAAAGAAGCAGAAGCCAAGATTCACAGAGTGTGGAATACGGGTTGA
- a CDS encoding TIGR00730 family Rossman fold protein, translated as MKSIAVFCGSSNGASEIYREHAVALGKALAEQEISLVYGGASVGLMGAVADAALHAGGRVIGVLPHFLQSREIAHNGLSELIIVDSMHERKSKMAEIADGFIVLPGGPGTMEEYFEIFTWAQLGLHEKPCGLLNINHYYDPLISLFDRMAQEQFMQEKYRAMVVTDTTPQGILRQFTNYTPPAVKTYLTSKRT; from the coding sequence ATGAAAAGCATTGCTGTTTTTTGCGGTTCCAGTAATGGAGCGTCTGAGATTTATCGAGAGCATGCTGTTGCTCTGGGCAAGGCACTTGCCGAACAGGAAATAAGCCTGGTTTATGGAGGAGCAAGTGTTGGTTTAATGGGTGCAGTCGCTGACGCGGCACTTCATGCAGGAGGTCGCGTCATCGGTGTGCTCCCTCACTTTTTGCAAAGCCGTGAAATTGCACATAATGGCCTGAGCGAATTAATCATTGTTGATTCCATGCACGAACGAAAATCTAAAATGGCAGAGATTGCGGACGGATTCATTGTTTTACCAGGTGGCCCAGGTACAATGGAAGAATACTTTGAAATTTTCACATGGGCGCAATTAGGCTTGCATGAAAAGCCATGCGGTCTTTTAAATATTAACCATTATTACGATCCTCTTATTTCCTTGTTTGATCGTATGGCTCAGGAACAATTTATGCAGGAAAAATATCGTGCAATGGTAGTTACGGATACTACTCCGCAAGGAATCCTACGGCAATTTACAAATTACACTCCTCCTGCCGTCAAAACATATCTCACGAGCAAACGGACCTGA
- a CDS encoding MazG nucleotide pyrophosphohydrolase domain-containing protein: MDINEFQKWVKQYYQERNWSDLDIFVRIGFLAEETGEVARAIRALEIGRDRPDEIDGSFEENKEHLTEELGDVLGNLIVIANKYDITLEDIFRTHQQKLAKRYT; this comes from the coding sequence ATGGATATTAATGAATTTCAAAAGTGGGTCAAGCAATATTATCAGGAGAGAAACTGGTCGGATTTAGATATCTTCGTCCGAATTGGTTTCTTGGCAGAGGAAACCGGGGAGGTTGCGAGAGCTATTCGCGCCCTGGAGATTGGCAGAGACCGGCCTGATGAGATCGATGGTTCATTCGAGGAGAACAAGGAGCATTTAACTGAAGAACTTGGAGACGTACTGGGTAATCTCATCGTGATCGCCAACAAGTATGACATCACCTTGGAGGATATATTCCGAACACACCAGCAAAAACTTGCAAAAAGATATACATAA
- a CDS encoding transglycosylase domain-containing protein: MTDTTGRSPKRKPLWLRCFQGLMSLTILTVIAACILLAYLYTTSLPLADTDRNSRLLDSQGQVIATFSAGGKESIPVQLDHISPDLIAATLAVEDRKFYDHFGFDFKGLGRAVIVNLTRWDMSQGASTLTQQLARNLYLSHEKTWTRKAKEAIYTAQLEMKYTKNELLQMYLNEIYYGHGAYGIEAASQMYFGKSAKELDLAESALLAGIPKGPTYYSPYNHMKNAKDRQKIVLDSMALTGKITPAEATKAYEEMLALRPESQRRTVETAPWFRDYVRQLATHQLGISEGVLEHGGLSIYTTLDMHMQQAAEAAVNEGMKNSNGLETALISMDPRNGHVKAMVGGTNYVGNQYNHALATTRQPGSAFKPIMYLSALDSGELTSTSKFESRPTLFHYDNNRKTYKPKNFGDKYLGEIDLRRAIAASDNIYAVSTILKVGTDKVMDLASKMGITSELKPVPSLALGVSPVSPFEMASAFSVIGSGGQKVAPVAVLRITDAAGRSLYEAPQAAPVQVVKPASAYVLTRLMEGVFEEGGTGNRVAKLIKRPVAGKSGTTNTDAWMVGFTPELSTAVWVGYDKGKDISTQDARRAAPIFAQYTEKALENVPPKIFPIPDGVVSAYIDPASGKLAAPDSPDKRLEVFVSGTEPKETLSGQDNPPASTPTDQAERQAEKKSWWGNFKRWWMD, translated from the coding sequence ATGACCGATACGACCGGGCGATCCCCCAAGCGTAAACCGCTTTGGCTTCGATGCTTTCAGGGACTGATGTCTCTCACTATTCTGACGGTCATCGCCGCCTGCATCCTGCTCGCCTATTTGTACACGACCAGCCTTCCGCTCGCGGATACGGATCGGAATTCACGTCTGCTCGATAGTCAGGGACAAGTCATCGCCACTTTCTCTGCTGGAGGCAAAGAATCCATTCCGGTCCAGCTTGATCACATTTCACCCGATTTGATTGCAGCTACCCTGGCTGTGGAAGATCGGAAGTTTTACGATCATTTTGGCTTTGATTTCAAAGGTCTGGGCCGGGCGGTAATCGTTAATCTGACCCGCTGGGATATGTCGCAAGGGGCCAGCACGCTGACTCAGCAGCTTGCACGGAATCTGTACTTATCTCATGAGAAAACGTGGACGCGCAAAGCCAAGGAGGCCATTTATACCGCACAGCTTGAAATGAAGTACACCAAGAATGAGCTGCTGCAAATGTATTTGAATGAAATTTACTATGGTCACGGCGCCTATGGCATTGAAGCAGCTTCGCAAATGTATTTCGGTAAATCCGCAAAGGAGCTGGATTTGGCCGAAAGTGCCCTGTTGGCGGGTATTCCGAAAGGACCGACCTACTATTCACCGTATAATCATATGAAAAATGCAAAGGATCGGCAGAAAATTGTACTGGACTCCATGGCGCTCACCGGCAAGATTACTCCGGCCGAAGCCACCAAGGCCTATGAGGAAATGCTGGCCCTGCGGCCCGAGAGCCAGCGCCGAACAGTGGAAACCGCTCCCTGGTTCCGCGATTACGTCCGCCAGCTGGCGACTCATCAACTTGGGATTAGCGAAGGGGTGCTTGAGCATGGCGGACTGAGTATTTATACCACGCTGGACATGCACATGCAGCAGGCAGCCGAGGCGGCTGTAAACGAAGGCATGAAGAACAGCAACGGACTGGAAACCGCGTTAATCTCCATGGACCCGCGCAACGGACATGTCAAGGCCATGGTCGGCGGAACGAACTATGTCGGGAATCAATATAATCATGCGCTGGCCACAACCCGGCAGCCGGGCTCCGCTTTCAAGCCGATTATGTATCTGAGCGCGCTGGATTCCGGCGAATTGACGAGTACGTCCAAGTTCGAAAGCCGACCGACGTTGTTCCACTACGATAACAACCGCAAGACCTATAAGCCCAAAAATTTTGGAGACAAATACTTGGGCGAAATAGATCTTCGGCGCGCAATTGCGGCGTCCGATAATATTTATGCCGTTAGCACCATTTTGAAGGTGGGAACGGACAAGGTCATGGACCTCGCCAGCAAAATGGGCATTACAAGCGAGCTCAAGCCCGTACCCTCGCTGGCGCTGGGTGTGTCACCCGTCAGCCCGTTCGAGATGGCCTCCGCCTTCTCGGTCATCGGCAGCGGCGGGCAAAAGGTGGCTCCGGTGGCAGTGCTGCGCATCACCGATGCGGCCGGGCGGTCGCTGTACGAAGCGCCCCAAGCCGCGCCCGTGCAGGTGGTGAAGCCCGCCTCCGCCTATGTCCTTACACGCCTCATGGAAGGCGTGTTCGAAGAAGGCGGCACCGGCAACCGGGTCGCGAAGCTGATCAAGCGCCCGGTTGCCGGCAAGAGCGGCACGACCAACACCGATGCGTGGATGGTCGGCTTTACCCCCGAACTATCCACCGCTGTCTGGGTTGGCTATGACAAGGGCAAGGACATCAGCACACAGGATGCCCGACGGGCGGCTCCGATTTTTGCGCAATATACGGAGAAAGCGCTGGAGAATGTGCCGCCCAAAATCTTTCCTATCCCCGACGGCGTAGTCAGCGCTTATATTGATCCGGCCAGCGGCAAACTGGCTGCACCGGACAGCCCGGATAAGCGGCTGGAGGTATTCGTCAGCGGCACGGAGCCGAAGGAGACGCTGTCGGGGCAAGATAACCCACCGGCATCAACACCAACTGACCAAGCGGAGCGACAAGCCGAAAAGAAATCATGGTGGGGCAATTTTAAACGTTGGTGGATGGATTAA
- a CDS encoding YunG family protein, with translation MNANRFLELEKALFQAWSLESSSKWTANNPAAGQCGVTALVVQDRLGGDILRTWLDSGWHYYNRIGEDIIDFTRSQFSSLPQYQDVYSNREEAFSDTNAGQYAALSQRLKEFLNEEE, from the coding sequence TTGAATGCAAACCGTTTTTTAGAATTAGAAAAGGCGTTGTTTCAAGCTTGGTCTTTGGAGTCTAGTTCTAAATGGACAGCAAATAATCCTGCGGCTGGACAATGTGGTGTCACAGCGCTTGTCGTTCAGGACAGGCTTGGCGGCGATATTTTGAGGACATGGCTGGATAGTGGCTGGCACTATTACAACCGCATTGGTGAGGACATTATAGATTTTACGAGGTCGCAATTTTCAAGCCTTCCTCAGTATCAGGATGTATACTCCAACCGGGAGGAAGCTTTTTCGGACACCAATGCAGGGCAGTATGCAGCCTTAAGTCAGAGATTAAAGGAATTTCTAAACGAAGAAGAATAA
- a CDS encoding MBL fold metallo-hydrolase, which produces MQLDKGIHMLQVSANIMGSIESIHPTLMWDEDNMILVDTVYPGQLSLLHEAILGTGLAIHKLTFILITHQDLDHIGSLADIARASSSPVQVLASSIEKPYIQGEQQLIKLTPEAIDQAVSAMPESVPVEWRHAFRRTLENPPKAIVNSTIVAGEELPFCGGIVVIDTAGHTPGHLSFYHKSSQTLIAGDALRVVSGKLLAPDPQYCCDFNMAKESLKNLLPYDIKKVICFHGGLYEGNCNQRISEICES; this is translated from the coding sequence ATGCAATTAGACAAGGGAATACACATGCTCCAGGTTTCTGCTAACATTATGGGAAGTATAGAGAGTATTCACCCCACTTTAATGTGGGACGAAGATAACATGATTTTAGTTGATACGGTTTACCCCGGGCAACTCTCACTTTTGCATGAGGCTATTCTAGGCACCGGATTAGCAATCCATAAACTTACCTTCATATTAATAACACACCAGGATCTTGATCATATCGGCAGTTTAGCAGATATAGCCCGGGCTTCTTCATCCCCAGTTCAAGTATTAGCCAGTTCTATCGAAAAGCCTTATATACAGGGAGAACAACAGCTTATAAAGCTGACTCCAGAAGCAATAGATCAAGCTGTAAGCGCCATGCCCGAATCCGTTCCGGTAGAGTGGAGACATGCATTCCGGCGTACACTTGAAAATCCCCCAAAGGCTATTGTAAACTCCACCATCGTTGCCGGGGAGGAATTACCCTTCTGTGGGGGGATCGTAGTTATAGATACTGCTGGACATACACCAGGACACCTAAGTTTCTATCATAAATCCAGTCAAACCCTGATTGCAGGAGATGCTCTACGCGTGGTAAGCGGCAAATTATTGGCTCCAGACCCACAATACTGCTGTGATTTCAATATGGCCAAAGAATCTCTTAAAAACCTGCTGCCATATGATATTAAAAAAGTGATCTGCTTTCATGGAGGGCTGTACGAAGGCAATTGTAATCAGCGGATATCTGAAATATGTGAATCCTAG
- a CDS encoding pentapeptide repeat-containing protein has protein sequence MYSANCEQCFGLCCVALPYAKSADFAFNKDGGTPCQNLNADYRCDIHKNLRNNGLRGCTVYDCFGAGQKVSQVTYKGKSWRDDPAIAEEMFNIFPIMQQLHEMLYYLNEALNLKETQPIYTDLQKAMAKTEQLTDQDPKSLINLHVPTHRALVNDLLLQTSELVREKVKKNVEHNKYSKKIRSRDLIGANLRGANLRGTNLRGVLLIAADLREADLRMTDLIGTDFRDADLSGANLEGSIFLTQAQLNSAKGNCKTKLPPSLSIPGHWLH, from the coding sequence TTGTATAGTGCAAATTGTGAACAATGTTTTGGTTTATGCTGTGTAGCCTTGCCTTATGCAAAATCAGCTGATTTTGCTTTTAATAAGGATGGAGGAACCCCTTGTCAAAACCTCAATGCGGATTATCGTTGTGATATTCATAAGAATCTAAGAAACAACGGCTTGCGAGGCTGTACGGTATATGATTGCTTTGGAGCAGGTCAAAAAGTTTCCCAAGTTACATACAAGGGAAAAAGCTGGCGAGACGATCCGGCAATAGCTGAGGAAATGTTCAATATATTTCCCATCATGCAACAGCTTCATGAAATGCTTTATTACCTCAATGAAGCCCTTAACTTAAAAGAAACTCAACCCATCTATACAGACTTACAAAAAGCTATGGCGAAAACCGAGCAGCTTACGGATCAAGATCCAAAATCCCTCATAAATCTTCATGTACCAACCCATAGGGCGTTAGTCAATGATTTACTTTTACAAACAAGTGAGTTAGTACGAGAAAAAGTTAAGAAAAACGTGGAGCACAATAAATATAGTAAAAAAATCAGGAGTAGAGACCTTATCGGGGCCAATTTGAGAGGCGCTAATCTTAGAGGTACCAACCTGAGAGGAGTTTTACTTATTGCTGCTGATCTGCGAGAGGCTGATCTGAGAATGACAGACTTGATCGGTACGGATTTTAGAGATGCTGATTTAAGTGGGGCTAATCTGGAAGGAAGTATCTTTCTTACACAGGCGCAATTAAATTCGGCTAAGGGCAATTGTAAAACCAAACTGCCCCCTTCTCTAAGCATTCCCGGTCATTGGCTGCATTAG
- a CDS encoding ABC transporter ATP-binding protein has protein sequence MSGKETWRRLLTYVGQYKTTTCWVIVSAILSVLASLIGPYMIGQAIDHMVDKGAVDFKGIAQILAGLGIVYVVGSLFSWLLTYLTNRIAFQTVNDMRRELFDHFNILPLSFHDTHPQGDSISRFVNDMDAVSDGLLQGFSTLITGIITIIGSIVLMLYISPIMTLVVLVSAPITYGVARFITTRSQRMFREQAKILGSLNGYVEEMIGGQRVVTAFHYENRSLEEFSARNEQLYQAGVKSQFYGSLSNPSTRLVNNMTFSVTAMIGCISIILGGISVGGLSSFLIYTNLFAKPFNEITGVLTQFQAATASAQRIFAILDSPPEQPEKSNAVQLERSKGTILFDHVKFSYNPERTLITNFSLEVKPGTRVAIVGQTGAGKTTLVNLLMRFYDVDSGSISIDGVNINDMSRNSLRTNFGMVLQDTWLFSGTIRDNIAYGKPEATDEEFIAAATAANAHSFIKRLPHGYDTVISGSGDSLSQGQKQLLTIARVILVDPPMLILDEATSSIDTLTEARIQKAFMKMIAGRTSFVIAHRLSTIREADLILYMKNGDVVESGTHEGLLASGGHYASLYNSQFTTA, from the coding sequence ATGAGTGGCAAGGAAACCTGGAGAAGATTGTTAACCTATGTGGGTCAATATAAAACAACAACATGTTGGGTCATCGTCAGTGCAATTCTCAGCGTGCTTGCCAGTCTGATTGGACCCTACATGATTGGTCAGGCTATCGACCATATGGTGGATAAGGGAGCAGTGGATTTTAAAGGTATTGCGCAGATTCTAGCTGGATTAGGCATTGTATATGTTGTAGGCAGTCTATTTAGCTGGCTGCTCACGTATTTGACGAACCGTATTGCTTTTCAGACCGTAAATGATATGCGGCGGGAGTTATTTGATCATTTTAATATCCTTCCGTTAAGCTTTCATGACACTCACCCGCAAGGAGACAGCATTAGCCGTTTTGTGAACGATATGGATGCTGTGTCGGATGGATTGCTGCAAGGCTTTTCCACATTGATTACCGGGATTATTACGATTATAGGCTCCATTGTACTCATGCTGTATATCAGTCCGATCATGACGTTGGTCGTATTGGTGTCTGCCCCGATCACATATGGCGTAGCACGGTTCATTACCACAAGATCGCAGCGTATGTTCCGCGAACAGGCCAAAATTTTAGGAAGCCTGAACGGTTATGTGGAAGAAATGATCGGCGGGCAACGGGTAGTTACCGCTTTTCATTATGAAAACCGCTCGCTTGAGGAATTTTCCGCCAGAAACGAACAATTGTATCAAGCCGGAGTGAAATCGCAGTTTTACGGATCATTGTCCAACCCCTCTACCCGATTGGTGAACAACATGACTTTTTCAGTCACCGCCATGATTGGCTGTATCTCCATTATTTTAGGTGGGATCTCGGTAGGCGGATTGTCGAGCTTTCTGATTTATACCAATTTGTTCGCCAAGCCCTTTAATGAAATTACGGGTGTGCTGACCCAGTTCCAGGCAGCTACGGCTTCTGCTCAGCGCATATTTGCTATTTTGGACTCACCGCCAGAGCAGCCCGAAAAATCGAACGCCGTACAGCTGGAGCGCAGCAAAGGCACGATTCTTTTTGATCATGTCAAATTCTCCTATAACCCGGAACGTACGCTCATTACGAACTTTAGTTTGGAGGTAAAGCCAGGCACTCGTGTGGCCATTGTTGGGCAGACCGGAGCTGGCAAAACCACACTCGTCAATCTGCTCATGCGATTTTACGATGTGGACAGCGGCTCGATATCCATCGACGGGGTGAATATCAACGACATGAGCCGGAACAGCCTACGGACTAACTTTGGTATGGTGCTTCAAGATACATGGCTGTTCAGCGGGACCATTCGGGACAATATCGCTTACGGGAAGCCAGAGGCCACGGATGAAGAATTCATCGCGGCTGCAACAGCTGCCAATGCGCATAGCTTCATCAAGCGACTGCCTCATGGCTACGATACGGTCATTAGCGGGTCAGGCGACAGCCTGTCGCAAGGCCAAAAACAGCTGCTCACCATCGCGAGGGTGATCCTCGTCGATCCACCTATGCTAATCCTGGATGAAGCCACCAGCAGCATAGATACCCTGACAGAAGCACGTATCCAAAAAGCATTTATGAAAATGATTGCCGGACGCACCAGCTTTGTAATCGCCCACAGACTATCAACCATCCGCGAAGCGGATTTGATTTTATACATGAAAAACGGCGATGTCGTGGAAAGCGGTACCCATGAGGGACTGCTTGCCAGCGGCGGCCATTATGCCTCGCTCTATAACAGCCAGTTCACTACAGCTTAA
- the speE gene encoding polyamine aminopropyltransferase: MDLWFTEKQTPSFGITAKIKQTYVSEKTDFQDLAMIETEEFGNMLVLDGMVMTTVKDEFVYHEMVAHPALNTHPNPKKVLVVGGGDGGVIREVIKHPEVEKAVLVEIDGKVIEYSKKYLPEIAGKLDEPNVEVLVNDGYMHIIEHKNEYDVIMVDSTEPVGPAAPLFERGFYQGIFEALKEDGIFVAQTDNPWFKADLIQKVNKDVKEIFPIVRVYGANIPTYPSGLWTFTLGSKKYDPLEVDETRIPEMDTRYYSPRLHKAAFVLPKFVEDLTK, translated from the coding sequence ATGGACTTGTGGTTTACGGAGAAGCAGACTCCCTCTTTCGGCATTACAGCAAAAATCAAACAAACCTACGTCTCTGAGAAAACAGATTTTCAGGATCTGGCTATGATCGAGACTGAGGAATTCGGCAATATGCTTGTTCTGGATGGCATGGTGATGACAACGGTTAAGGATGAATTTGTGTATCACGAAATGGTAGCACATCCGGCCTTGAATACACATCCGAATCCGAAGAAAGTTTTGGTTGTGGGCGGTGGCGATGGCGGCGTTATTCGTGAGGTCATCAAGCACCCTGAAGTAGAAAAGGCGGTATTGGTTGAGATCGACGGTAAGGTGATTGAATATTCCAAAAAATATTTGCCTGAAATCGCAGGGAAGCTGGACGAGCCTAATGTAGAAGTGCTGGTCAATGACGGATACATGCATATTATTGAACACAAAAATGAATACGACGTCATTATGGTCGATTCGACGGAGCCGGTAGGTCCGGCAGCCCCGCTGTTTGAGCGCGGGTTTTACCAAGGCATTTTTGAGGCGTTGAAGGAAGACGGCATTTTCGTTGCGCAAACGGATAACCCTTGGTTCAAGGCAGACCTGATTCAGAAGGTCAACAAAGATGTGAAGGAAATTTTCCCAATTGTGCGTGTTTATGGTGCGAACATTCCGACCTATCCGAGTGGTCTTTGGACATTCACGTTGGGGAGTAAGAAGTATGATCCGCTCGAAGTAGACGAGACCCGAATTCCAGAAATGGACACCCGATATTACAGTCCGCGTCTACACAAAGCGGCGTTTGTACTACCTAAGTTTGTAGAAGATTTAACGAAGTAA